From Desulfosalsimonas propionicica, the proteins below share one genomic window:
- a CDS encoding (2Fe-2S) ferredoxin domain-containing protein, with the protein MGKITIEDLQRIKEKTLHETALRHQQPNVRVTVHMGDCGISAGAREVMNAVIEELGKSGRHDIHVLASDCLGICETEPNITVAVAGQNPVVYQKMNAEKIRQVFERHVLNNEVLTEHTVEVPEPDNSTQTSKEA; encoded by the coding sequence ATGGGCAAGATTACCATCGAGGATTTACAACGGATCAAGGAAAAGACCCTGCATGAAACCGCGCTGCGCCATCAACAGCCCAATGTCCGGGTCACGGTTCACATGGGAGACTGCGGCATTTCCGCCGGCGCCAGAGAGGTGATGAACGCCGTAATCGAAGAACTCGGCAAAAGCGGGCGCCATGATATTCATGTGCTGGCCTCTGACTGCCTGGGGATCTGCGAGACCGAACCCAACATTACGGTGGCGGTGGCCGGACAGAACCCGGTGGTATACCAGAAAATGAATGCCGAAAAGATCCGGCAGGTATTTGAGCGCCATGTTTTAAACAACGAGGTGTTAACCGAACATACGGTGGAAGTCCCGGAGCCGGACAACAGCACGCAGACCAGCAAGGAGGCATAA
- a CDS encoding Crp/Fnr family transcriptional regulator, protein MADQIQNVLRQTEAFSAIEDAELEKIAGFSSIARFEKGSRLFTEGEAAAHLWAIAGGQVDLRFEMPARETTEIQTISTLSSTGIIGWSSLLPPYKYKLSAYCSSQSCEVIKISGEQLLAFLKDNPETGYRVLRAMIQVVGTRFEHLQATADAAPLSNS, encoded by the coding sequence ATGGCAGACCAGATTCAAAACGTTTTGCGGCAGACCGAGGCGTTTTCCGCCATAGAGGATGCAGAGCTGGAAAAAATTGCCGGTTTCAGCAGCATTGCCAGATTTGAAAAAGGCTCGCGCCTGTTTACGGAAGGCGAAGCCGCCGCTCACTTATGGGCCATTGCCGGCGGGCAGGTGGATCTTCGCTTTGAAATGCCGGCCCGGGAAACAACAGAAATCCAGACCATTTCCACGCTTTCGTCTACCGGCATCATCGGGTGGTCCAGCCTGCTGCCGCCTTATAAATACAAACTGTCTGCCTACTGCTCATCTCAATCCTGTGAAGTGATAAAAATCAGCGGTGAACAATTGCTGGCCTTTTTAAAGGACAATCCTGAAACCGGATACCGGGTTCTAAGGGCCATGATCCAGGTTGTGGGCACCCGGTTTGAACACCTGCAGGCAACAGCCGATGCCGCACCCCTGAGCAATTCATAG
- a CDS encoding Crp/Fnr family transcriptional regulator — MTSLDFMDQVEMFTGLTDQQLEAIQNTAEVVEYRKSDPIFKHGETAENLWIVLDGEIQLICESEQSRQKDVCEPLTFISSAQTYGWHCFVPPFEYRLSGYCASRHCRLIRLKKQDLEQMFEKYPEIGYSVMNYTLRAIGTQFQELQDELARRQGQEILSNW; from the coding sequence ATGACCAGTCTTGATTTCATGGACCAGGTGGAAATGTTTACAGGCTTAACAGACCAGCAGCTGGAAGCCATACAAAATACAGCCGAAGTGGTGGAATACAGAAAATCCGATCCCATCTTCAAGCACGGAGAAACAGCCGAAAACCTCTGGATCGTGCTGGACGGCGAAATTCAGCTGATCTGCGAGTCAGAACAGTCCAGACAAAAGGATGTATGCGAGCCTTTGACCTTTATTTCCTCGGCCCAGACCTATGGATGGCACTGCTTTGTCCCGCCCTTTGAGTACCGTCTGTCCGGATACTGCGCATCCCGTCACTGCCGGCTCATCCGGCTCAAAAAACAGGATCTGGAGCAAATGTTTGAAAAATACCCGGAAATCGGCTATTCCGTGATGAACTACACCCTTCGGGCCATCGGCACCCAGTTCCAGGAGCTTCAGGATGAACTGGCCCGGCGGCAGGGCCAGGAAATCCTGAGCAACTGGTAA
- the fdhF gene encoding formate dehydrogenase subunit alpha: MTENQVTINGNRFSFETGETILDVARKNSIDIPTLCHLKGATPTGACRICVVEVENARNLLPACSTPAQAGMVIHSESPDVVKSRKKTIELLLASGNHNCAVRNVDASGSFADFQLQVQDYDHSNRLCPVWGDCQLQDLAYRYQVSGDAFSATQTPYPMETVNPFIVRDFSRCILCGRCVQACNEVQVNRAISFGYRGKDGKIVAAGDRPLKDSDCVFCGECVQACPVGALVEKEARYRWRPWEAEKVRTTCSYCGVGCQMDLHVKDNTVLKVTGAADVAPNYGSLCVKGRFGYKFIDSPERITSPLIKENGEFRKATWDEALDLVARRFTETRDAHGPDSIGVLTSARITNEDNYIAQKFTRAVLKTNNIDHCARLUHSSTVAGLAAAFGSGAMTNTIADVEQADVILITGSNTTENHPVISAFVKRAAAFKGAKLLLVDPRRIKIAEFADKWLRPNLGTDVAWINGLIHVIIKEDLYDREFVENRTQGFEALKEAVAKFTPEYVSEITGIPPGQIIDAARLYAGAENAAILYCMGITQHISGTDNVKSLANLAMITGNLGRPGTGVNPLRGQNNVQGACDMGGLPNVFSAYQPVTVADNVSKMEKAWGVSGMSDKAGLPVTEMIPKAHSGELKTLYIIGENPLVSDPDLNHAEASLDHLDLMVVQDIFMTETAQKAHVVLPATCFAEKDGTFSNTERRVQRVRKAVDPPEGAREDWWIITAISKRMGYAMDYENAGEIFDEIASVTPSYAGLSYARIEHEGIHWPCPSPDHPGTPILHTQSFPIGKGVLHAIDYIPPAEQVDEEYPLYLTTGRVLYQYHTGSMTRKTEGLNERAPESFVEISPADAEKYGLEDGDKIRIASRRGEIVAKMTVSPKAVDGTVFIPFHYAEAAANRLTNSALDPVSKIPEYKVCAVRLSRAA, encoded by the coding sequence ATGACAGAAAATCAAGTGACCATTAATGGAAACCGGTTTTCCTTTGAAACCGGGGAAACGATTTTGGATGTGGCCAGGAAAAACAGCATTGATATCCCCACACTGTGCCATCTTAAGGGCGCCACGCCTACCGGGGCGTGCCGGATCTGCGTGGTGGAAGTGGAAAACGCCCGCAATCTGCTGCCGGCATGCAGCACCCCGGCACAGGCCGGCATGGTGATCCACTCCGAGTCGCCCGATGTGGTGAAATCGCGCAAGAAAACCATCGAGCTGCTGCTGGCCTCCGGCAACCACAACTGCGCCGTGCGCAATGTGGACGCATCCGGCAGTTTCGCCGACTTTCAGCTCCAGGTGCAGGACTATGATCACAGCAACCGGCTTTGCCCTGTCTGGGGTGACTGTCAGCTTCAGGACCTTGCCTACAGGTACCAGGTTTCCGGGGATGCTTTTTCCGCCACGCAAACCCCGTATCCCATGGAAACCGTCAACCCGTTTATCGTGCGCGACTTTTCCCGCTGCATCCTGTGCGGCCGCTGCGTGCAGGCCTGCAACGAAGTCCAGGTCAACCGCGCCATCAGCTTTGGATACCGCGGCAAGGACGGCAAAATCGTGGCCGCCGGCGATCGGCCCCTGAAGGACTCGGACTGCGTTTTTTGCGGGGAATGCGTCCAGGCATGCCCGGTCGGCGCTTTGGTGGAAAAGGAGGCCAGGTACCGGTGGCGGCCCTGGGAGGCGGAAAAAGTGCGCACCACCTGCAGCTACTGCGGTGTGGGCTGCCAGATGGATTTGCATGTCAAGGACAATACCGTGCTCAAGGTCACCGGTGCAGCGGACGTAGCGCCCAATTACGGCAGCCTGTGCGTCAAGGGCCGGTTTGGATACAAGTTCATTGATTCTCCGGAGCGGATCACAAGCCCCCTGATCAAGGAAAACGGTGAGTTCCGTAAAGCCACCTGGGACGAGGCCCTGGACCTGGTGGCCCGGCGGTTCACCGAAACCCGGGACGCCCACGGGCCCGACAGCATCGGGGTGCTGACTTCGGCGCGGATCACAAACGAGGACAATTACATTGCCCAGAAATTTACCCGGGCCGTGCTGAAAACCAATAATATTGACCATTGCGCCCGTCTCTGACATAGCTCCACAGTGGCCGGTCTGGCCGCAGCATTCGGAAGCGGGGCAATGACAAACACCATCGCAGACGTCGAGCAAGCCGATGTCATTTTGATCACAGGTTCCAACACAACGGAAAACCATCCGGTGATATCCGCCTTTGTCAAGCGGGCCGCAGCCTTTAAGGGTGCGAAACTGCTTCTTGTGGATCCCCGCCGGATAAAGATTGCCGAGTTTGCCGACAAGTGGCTCCGGCCCAACCTGGGCACGGACGTGGCCTGGATCAACGGCCTGATCCACGTGATTATCAAGGAAGATCTCTATGACAGGGAATTTGTGGAAAACCGTACCCAGGGTTTTGAGGCCCTCAAAGAGGCGGTTGCCAAATTCACCCCTGAATATGTCTCTGAGATAACGGGCATTCCGCCCGGACAGATCATCGATGCCGCCCGCCTGTATGCCGGCGCGGAAAATGCGGCTATCCTTTACTGCATGGGCATTACCCAGCACATCTCGGGCACCGACAATGTCAAATCCCTGGCCAACCTGGCCATGATCACCGGGAATCTGGGCCGGCCCGGCACCGGGGTCAATCCCCTGCGGGGCCAGAACAATGTCCAGGGTGCCTGTGACATGGGCGGGCTGCCCAACGTGTTTTCCGCCTACCAGCCTGTGACAGTGGCCGACAATGTCTCAAAAATGGAAAAAGCCTGGGGGGTTTCCGGGATGTCAGACAAGGCCGGCCTGCCGGTGACGGAAATGATACCCAAAGCCCATTCCGGAGAGTTAAAGACCCTTTATATCATCGGCGAAAATCCGCTGGTATCGGATCCGGATCTCAACCACGCCGAGGCAAGTCTGGATCATCTGGATTTAATGGTAGTGCAGGACATCTTCATGACCGAAACCGCGCAGAAAGCCCACGTGGTGCTGCCGGCCACATGCTTTGCGGAAAAAGACGGCACGTTTTCCAACACCGAACGCCGGGTTCAGCGGGTGCGCAAGGCGGTCGACCCCCCGGAGGGGGCCCGGGAAGACTGGTGGATTATCACGGCTATATCCAAGCGTATGGGCTATGCCATGGATTATGAAAACGCCGGGGAAATTTTTGATGAAATCGCATCGGTGACCCCTTCCTATGCCGGTCTCAGTTATGCCCGCATCGAACATGAAGGGATTCACTGGCCGTGTCCCAGCCCTGATCATCCGGGAACGCCGATTCTCCACACCCAGTCCTTTCCCATCGGCAAGGGGGTTTTGCATGCCATTGACTATATCCCGCCGGCTGAGCAGGTGGACGAGGAATATCCCTTGTACCTGACCACCGGCCGGGTCCTGTACCAGTATCATACCGGCAGCATGACCCGGAAAACCGAGGGCTTAAACGAGCGGGCACCGGAGAGCTTTGTGGAAATATCGCCTGCGGATGCCGAGAAATACGGCCTGGAAGACGGGGACAAGATTCGCATTGCCTCCAGGCGCGGCGAGATCGTGGCAAAAATGACTGTATCGCCAAAGGCGGTGGATGGAACCGTGTTTATACCGTTCCATTATGCAGAGGCGGCAGCCAACCGGCTGACCAATTCCGCCCTGGATCCGGTATCTAAAATCCCGGAATACAAAGTCTGTGCGGTCAGGCTCTCCCGGGCGGCATGA
- the floA gene encoding flotillin-like protein FloA (flotillin-like protein involved in membrane lipid rafts), with the protein MPVEFIILVILVIALIVLLYFIGSAISLWVQALVSGASIGLFNIIFMRLRKISPKLIVNGKIMAVKAGLEVSTNDLESHFLAGGDVMRVIQALIAADKANIDLKFNRAAAIDLAGRNVLEAVQMSVNPKVIETPMVAAMAKDGIQLKAISRVTVRANIDRLVGGAGEETILARVGEGIVTTIGSSDSHKNVLENPDSISKRVLEKGLDAGTAYEILSIDIADVDVGKNIGAELETDRAEADKKIAQAKAEERRAMAYAAEQEMKAKVQEMRAKVVENEAQVPIAMAEALRAGNIGIMDYYRFKNIQADTQMRDSIGGKEDDGSGQETETEE; encoded by the coding sequence ATGCCGGTCGAATTTATCATTCTCGTTATTCTTGTCATTGCCTTAATTGTTTTGCTCTACTTTATCGGATCGGCCATTTCCCTGTGGGTCCAGGCCTTGGTTTCCGGTGCGAGCATCGGGCTTTTCAACATCATTTTCATGCGGCTGCGCAAGATTTCCCCAAAGCTTATCGTCAATGGCAAAATTATGGCGGTCAAGGCCGGGCTGGAAGTCTCCACCAATGATCTGGAATCGCATTTTCTGGCCGGCGGTGATGTCATGCGCGTAATCCAGGCCCTGATCGCCGCTGACAAGGCCAACATTGACCTGAAATTCAACCGGGCGGCCGCCATTGATCTCGCGGGTCGAAATGTGCTGGAAGCCGTTCAGATGAGTGTTAATCCCAAGGTGATTGAAACGCCCATGGTGGCGGCCATGGCCAAGGACGGTATCCAGTTAAAGGCCATCTCCCGGGTGACGGTGCGGGCCAACATTGACCGGCTGGTGGGCGGTGCCGGCGAGGAAACCATCCTGGCCCGGGTGGGCGAAGGCATTGTCACCACCATCGGATCCTCGGACAGTCATAAAAACGTGCTGGAAAATCCGGACTCCATTTCCAAGCGGGTTCTGGAAAAGGGCCTGGACGCGGGCACGGCCTATGAGATTCTCTCCATTGATATTGCGGACGTGGATGTGGGCAAAAACATCGGTGCAGAGCTGGAAACCGACCGGGCCGAAGCCGATAAGAAGATCGCCCAGGCCAAGGCCGAAGAGCGCCGGGCCATGGCCTATGCCGCCGAGCAGGAAATGAAGGCCAAAGTTCAGGAGATGCGCGCCAAGGTTGTGGAAAACGAGGCCCAGGTGCCCATTGCCATGGCAGAGGCCCTGCGCGCCGGCAACATCGGAATAATGGACTATTACCGGTTTAAAAACATCCAGGCCGACACCCAGATGCGCGACAGCATCGGCGGAAAAGAAGACGACGGCAGCGGCCAGGAAACAGAAACCGAGGAATAA
- a CDS encoding NfeD family protein → MIQPYIVPVIFQAAGIAVLLAEVMLPSGGLLTIVALGCFGYSLYLVFTAVSAFAGMVFVLADIILIPVVLIAGLKLLARSPLALKTSLSSKSGFSSYDQEKDEDYVGRHGKAATDLRPAGTAVIDGKRVDVVTRGDYIEKGSAVTVTAVEGSRIVVRKDQ, encoded by the coding sequence ATGATCCAGCCCTACATTGTTCCGGTGATCTTTCAGGCGGCCGGCATTGCCGTCCTCCTGGCCGAAGTCATGCTGCCTTCAGGAGGCCTGCTGACCATCGTGGCCCTGGGCTGCTTCGGCTATTCCCTCTATCTTGTGTTTACCGCCGTGTCCGCTTTTGCGGGCATGGTGTTTGTGCTGGCCGATATTATTTTGATTCCCGTGGTGCTCATTGCCGGGCTCAAGCTGCTGGCCCGCTCTCCCCTGGCTTTGAAGACAAGTCTTTCGAGCAAAAGCGGATTTTCTTCTTATGATCAGGAAAAAGATGAGGATTATGTGGGCCGGCATGGCAAGGCGGCAACCGATCTGCGTCCTGCGGGAACGGCTGTCATTGACGGAAAACGCGTGGATGTGGTCACGAGGGGCGACTATATTGAAAAGGGATCGGCTGTGACGGTTACTGCCGTTGAAGGCAGCCGCATCGTGGTACGAAAAGATCAATAG
- a CDS encoding NfeD family protein — protein MHQNPVFRPRIVVFLCLLLMGSGWLAARPDARNEADRQVFVIPISGTVDPGMAAFVERARQEVSQNPGAPAVFEINTFGGRVDSALEIVDTLLKIPGDQTIAYVSPKAISAGALIALACGNLAMAPGSTIGDVAPIMQSSEGPRELGEKFQSPIRAKFRALAERNGYPAALVEAMVTKEKHVLEVTMTDGTTVYMDAQQFEDLSENEKKAVTSKKTIVEAGELLTLHDAEALSYGLSMMTVDSIDALLSNLDMAAYERIRIEETWSEALVRFIDGIAPILMMIGLAGLYIEIKSPGFGVPGAVGVFCLALVFLSQYLVGLAHYTEFFLLLAGLILMGVEMFVLPGFGIAGFAGIVFIVIGMVLAMQDFVLPDPSLPWQKDLLIENGVRVLGAYLVAMVAGLMFIRYVMPKIPSSREGPYLAASLKDAHADAKDTQVVHPGDTGVALTYLRPSGKAEINDERVDVITENQFLEKGTLVKVIDIRGNRIIVDRKDPA, from the coding sequence ATGCACCAGAACCCGGTTTTTCGGCCGCGAATTGTTGTTTTTCTGTGTCTTTTGCTAATGGGCTCTGGATGGCTTGCGGCCCGGCCGGACGCACGGAATGAAGCCGATCGGCAGGTTTTTGTGATTCCGATTTCCGGCACCGTGGATCCGGGCATGGCGGCTTTCGTGGAACGGGCCCGCCAGGAAGTCTCCCAAAATCCGGGGGCCCCGGCTGTTTTTGAAATCAACACCTTTGGCGGCCGGGTGGATTCCGCCCTGGAAATTGTTGACACGCTTCTCAAAATCCCCGGGGATCAGACCATTGCCTATGTCTCGCCCAAGGCCATATCCGCCGGCGCCCTGATTGCCCTTGCCTGCGGAAACCTTGCCATGGCCCCGGGAAGCACCATCGGGGATGTGGCCCCGATCATGCAGTCCAGCGAAGGGCCCAGGGAACTGGGCGAAAAATTTCAATCCCCCATCCGGGCCAAGTTTCGGGCCCTGGCTGAAAGAAACGGCTATCCCGCGGCATTGGTCGAGGCCATGGTGACCAAGGAAAAGCATGTCCTGGAAGTCACCATGACCGACGGCACAACTGTTTACATGGATGCTCAGCAGTTTGAGGACCTGAGCGAAAACGAAAAAAAGGCCGTGACATCGAAAAAAACCATAGTGGAGGCCGGTGAACTGCTGACCCTCCACGATGCCGAGGCACTTTCCTACGGCCTGTCCATGATGACTGTGGACTCCATCGATGCCCTGCTCAGCAATCTGGATATGGCGGCATACGAACGCATCCGCATCGAGGAGACCTGGTCCGAGGCCCTGGTGCGTTTCATCGACGGCATTGCCCCGATTCTGATGATGATCGGGCTGGCCGGGCTTTATATTGAAATCAAGTCTCCGGGCTTTGGCGTGCCCGGAGCTGTGGGAGTTTTCTGTCTGGCGCTGGTGTTTTTGAGCCAGTACCTGGTGGGCCTGGCCCATTACACGGAATTTTTCCTTTTGCTGGCCGGCCTGATTCTGATGGGCGTTGAGATGTTTGTGCTGCCCGGATTCGGCATTGCCGGATTTGCCGGCATTGTTTTTATCGTCATCGGCATGGTGCTGGCCATGCAGGATTTTGTGTTGCCCGACCCTTCCCTTCCCTGGCAGAAGGATCTTCTCATTGAAAACGGGGTGCGGGTGCTGGGCGCCTATCTTGTGGCCATGGTCGCCGGGCTGATGTTTATTCGCTATGTCATGCCAAAAATCCCCTCCAGCCGGGAAGGGCCTTACCTGGCCGCATCGCTGAAAGATGCCCATGCAGACGCCAAAGACACACAGGTGGTGCATCCGGGCGATACCGGCGTGGCCCTGACCTATCTGCGGCCTTCGGGCAAGGCGGAAATCAATGATGAAAGGGTGGACGTGATCACGGAAAATCAGTTTCTGGAAAAGGGGACCTTGGTAAAAGTCATTGATATCCGGGGCAACCGGATTATCGTGGACAGAAAGGATCCGGCATGA
- a CDS encoding bifunctional acetyl-CoA hydrolase/transferase family protein/GNAT family N-acetyltransferase — protein MAVKYWPDEYIKKRRSAKQAMQLLKSGQRVFVGSSCGEPQHLVDTLVNEAPHLTDLEVVRLMSLQSSPLTRLANQGTFEQFSIRSIYQGSAGARHMEANRPYITPMNLSAVPNLFKKRHLPINAALVQTSPPDDFGWMSLGISVDVGLEALRAADMVIVQVNENMPRVLGHSFIHANDVDVVVEQDEDLLTIGQLPEFESAHRIARLVANLIEDGSTFQLGLGATPKAILLALSSKNDLGVHTQFVIDGIMDLVSMGVITNKYKGLNDGKIVATNAVGSQNLYEFVHDNPSIEFYPSDYVNNPTIIGQHNKMVSINMVMEMDLTGQAAVDALPHNYFAGVSSILDFTRGAAACPEGKSILLIPSTSMDGKTSRILPEIKSGGVVVPRTDVSYVVSEYGAVNLFGKNLQERATAMISLAHPDFRNELFEKAKDLGLMTKYRKLSESLRSVYPAGLEEIRKIRGQAVTFRPAKPVDDRRIQEHFYNLDKSDVIARFFYEKTQFLRDDVKSIIETDYVRNLTIVALTGEFGFGSVIGIGAYMLEPSHNMAEVAFSVSKKWQGTGIAGILLHKLAEAARDNHIEGLVAYTEPSNSAMIKLFGKLPYKIHKNREEDILVLSCRFDEPDEQQKAETK, from the coding sequence ATGGCTGTCAAATACTGGCCGGATGAATACATCAAAAAACGCCGAAGTGCAAAACAGGCCATGCAGCTTCTCAAATCGGGCCAGCGCGTGTTTGTGGGATCCTCCTGCGGCGAGCCCCAGCATCTGGTCGACACCCTGGTCAACGAGGCCCCTCATTTAACAGATCTTGAAGTGGTCCGGCTCATGAGTCTGCAAAGCTCGCCCCTGACCCGGCTGGCCAACCAGGGCACCTTTGAGCAGTTCAGCATCCGCAGCATTTACCAGGGTTCTGCCGGGGCCCGGCACATGGAGGCCAACCGGCCCTATATCACCCCCATGAACCTTTCGGCGGTGCCCAACCTGTTTAAAAAACGCCATCTGCCCATCAATGCGGCCCTGGTCCAGACATCGCCGCCCGACGACTTCGGCTGGATGAGCCTGGGCATTTCCGTGGACGTGGGCCTTGAGGCGCTGCGCGCCGCAGACATGGTCATCGTCCAGGTCAACGAAAACATGCCCCGGGTGCTGGGCCACAGCTTTATCCATGCAAATGACGTGGACGTGGTGGTGGAGCAAGACGAGGATCTGCTGACCATCGGCCAGCTTCCGGAGTTTGAATCCGCCCATCGCATAGCGCGCCTGGTGGCCAACCTCATTGAGGACGGCTCCACCTTCCAGCTCGGCCTGGGGGCCACGCCCAAAGCGATTCTGCTGGCGCTTTCAAGCAAAAATGATCTGGGCGTGCACACCCAGTTTGTGATCGACGGGATCATGGATCTGGTTTCCATGGGAGTGATTACAAACAAGTACAAGGGATTAAACGACGGCAAGATCGTGGCCACAAACGCGGTGGGCTCTCAAAACCTCTATGAATTTGTCCATGACAATCCCTCCATTGAGTTCTATCCGTCTGATTACGTCAACAACCCCACCATCATCGGCCAGCACAACAAGATGGTGTCGATCAACATGGTCATGGAAATGGATTTAACCGGCCAGGCGGCAGTGGATGCGCTTCCGCATAACTATTTTGCCGGGGTTTCCAGCATACTGGATTTCACCCGGGGGGCGGCGGCCTGCCCGGAAGGCAAATCCATACTACTGATTCCCTCCACTTCCATGGACGGCAAGACCAGCCGCATCTTACCGGAAATAAAGTCCGGGGGAGTGGTGGTGCCCCGCACGGATGTCTCCTATGTGGTCAGCGAATACGGTGCAGTAAACCTGTTTGGCAAAAACCTTCAGGAGCGGGCCACGGCCATGATCAGCCTGGCACACCCGGATTTCAGAAACGAGCTTTTTGAAAAAGCCAAGGATCTGGGGCTGATGACCAAATACCGCAAACTCTCGGAGTCGCTTAGAAGCGTCTACCCCGCGGGGCTCGAGGAAATCCGGAAAATCCGGGGACAGGCCGTGACCTTCCGGCCGGCCAAGCCGGTGGATGACCGCAGGATCCAGGAACATTTCTACAACCTGGACAAAAGCGATGTGATCGCCCGGTTTTTTTATGAAAAGACCCAGTTTCTGCGCGATGACGTCAAATCCATCATTGAAACCGATTACGTGCGCAACCTCACCATCGTGGCTTTGACCGGCGAGTTCGGGTTTGGCTCGGTTATCGGCATCGGGGCCTACATGCTTGAGCCCAGTCACAACATGGCCGAGGTGGCGTTTTCCGTGAGCAAGAAATGGCAGGGCACTGGCATTGCCGGCATTCTGCTGCACAAACTCGCAGAAGCCGCACGGGACAATCATATCGAAGGGCTGGTGGCCTATACAGAACCATCCAACAGCGCAATGATAAAACTTTTTGGAAAACTGCCATATAAAATCCACAAAAACCGGGAGGAGGATATCCTTGTTCTGAGCTGTCGATTCGACGAACCCGACGAGCAGCAGAAAGCAGAAACCAAATAA